TTCCAAAGTGGCTTGAGTGCGGGTCTAGAAAAAAGCCACGCGAGCTTGGGCAGATCGGCACGACGATAGGCTTCCGAAAATACATCCACACCCTCAAGCAGTTCGCCATCATCATATTGCGCACACATGGAAGCCAAAGCTTGCTTGCAAGAGACGCCTACGCGCTCAGGCGAATACTGGTCCGAGTTGATATCAACAAAGCTTAGTAGTCCCGCTTGATTACGTCCCGAAAGGAATTGAATTTCTGCCTGACATAAAGGACAAAGACCGTCATAGAACATGGTGAGCTTTTTCATGACGTTTATTTTTGCTTGTACTGAGTTGCGCAGTAGGCGCGGTTCACCAACTTACTACGCAGAGCGATATGCTTAGTTGATCTGCCGGTAACTCGCTTGCGCCATAATTCAAAAGAGTTGCGTTTGAGATTCTTTCTCATCAAAGCAATGACTTGAGGCTCGGAGTATCCAAAAGTAGCTTCAATAGCTTCAAAAGGAGTGCGATCCTCCCAAGCCATCTCAATTAACCTGGAGAGGTCAGCTTCTGATAATGCTTGGGGTAGGCGGGTCGTCATCAAGCAAGTTTAAGACTTATTCAATAAACTGGCTGAGACCCCTTTCATTGCAACTTTTATGCCACTCATTCCCATACCCTTCCGTGCACTCGTGATTGGCTCCTCTGGAACCATTGGCACCGCCTTTGTAGAGTTACTGCAAGCTGATCCAGAGTGCACTGAGGTGTTTGGCATACATCGCTCATCTGCCAGTCCGATTGATTATCAAGATCTCAGCACAATTGAAGAGGCGGCTAAGACTTTTGCTGGAGAAGCTCCTTTTCAGCTCATTATTAATACCATTGGGATATTGCACTCTGCGGATTGGATGCCCGAGAAAAAACTAGATGATCTCAATGCCCAACAGTTGCAAACTTTATTACAGGTCAATACCATTGGCCCTGGACTAACAATCAAGTATTTCTCCAAATTACTCGATCCAGCGGGATCCGTTATGGCAACCCTCTCCGCTAAAGTAGGTAGCATTGAGGACAATCGATTGGGTGGCTGGTTTAGCTATCGAGCCTCTAAGGCTGCCCTAAATATGCTGATCAAAACAGCCTCAATAGAATTTGCCAGAACCAAACCCAATACGGCCTTAGTGGCCCTGCATCCGGGAACGGTAAACTCCCGTTTATCTAAGCCCTTTAAGGGCGAACAAATAGGTAGACCTGCTTTGGATGCGGCAAGCGATATGCTTGCGGTATTACTCTCACTTCAAAAAACTGATTCAGGTAGTTTTCTGAGTTACTCCGGAGAAAAGTTACCTTGGTAGCTCAACCATAATGATGAAATTTTTACCCCCATTACTTGTTGTACTAACGACCCTCATTGGAGCTCAAGGTAGCGCTCTCGCTCAAACTGAGTTGGCCAGTGCAATGCAAGATGGTCAGCACGTCTTACTCATGCGGCATGCCGATGCACCAGGGTATGGAGACCCTAAAGGCTATCAATTAACGCAGTGCTCCACCCAACGCAATCTGGGTGAAGCAGGCAAGCGCCAGGCTCGGCTGACTGGCGAGTGGCTAGCCAAGCAGGGCATTAGCAAAGCGCAGGTCTATAGCAGCCCCTGGTGTCGTTGCCTTGATACGGCAATTCTTCTGAATAAGGGTGCCGTTACCAAGGAGGCAGCCTTGGGTTCTTTTTTCGACGACATGAGTCAGGCCAAAAAACAAACTGATGATTTAGCTAAGCTGATTCAGGAAGAGCGCATCAAATATCCTAAAGCACCGATCATCATGGTGACCCACCATGTCAATATCCAATCCTTTACCGGCAAGGTTGTTAATTCAGGGGATATGGTTTTGGTAAAAGTAAATTCATCTGGGCAAGCTTTGTCCCATAAGCTCTACCCTAGCCCGTAGCTTGATGCATCAATCTATCAATCGTCCATACATCACCACTTAAAGAGCATTCATGTCCACTGAACTACCCCTCAATGTTTTAGGTCAACCCTTGGTTGCCTGCTCGTTTGATCCGCTTACTGGATTTTTTAGAGATGGTTGCTGCAAGACCAATGAACAAGATCTTGGTAGTCACTTAGTCTGTGCAATTGTGAGTAATGACTTTCTACAATTTAGCCTCAAGCGTGGCAACGATCTCATTACCCCACGTCCTGAATATCAGTTCCCAGGACTGATTGCTGGAGATCAGTGGTGTCTTTGTTTGAATCGCTGGATTGAGGCATTAGAAGCCAACTGCGCACCTAGGATTAAGTTAGAGAGCACACACATCAAAGCTTTGGAGAAAGTCTC
This genomic stretch from Polynucleobacter corsicus harbors:
- a CDS encoding thiol-disulfide oxidoreductase DCC family protein, translated to MKKLTMFYDGLCPLCQAEIQFLSGRNQAGLLSFVDINSDQYSPERVGVSCKQALASMCAQYDDGELLEGVDVFSEAYRRADLPKLAWLFSRPALKPLWNVAYRFFAKYRHTISALLGPLALRLVNRKG
- a CDS encoding TIGR03643 family protein; translated protein: MTTRLPQALSEADLSRLIEMAWEDRTPFEAIEATFGYSEPQVIALMRKNLKRNSFELWRKRVTGRSTKHIALRSKLVNRAYCATQYKQK
- a CDS encoding histidine phosphatase family protein; amino-acid sequence: MKFLPPLLVVLTTLIGAQGSALAQTELASAMQDGQHVLLMRHADAPGYGDPKGYQLTQCSTQRNLGEAGKRQARLTGEWLAKQGISKAQVYSSPWCRCLDTAILLNKGAVTKEAALGSFFDDMSQAKKQTDDLAKLIQEERIKYPKAPIIMVTHHVNIQSFTGKVVNSGDMVLVKVNSSGQALSHKLYPSP
- a CDS encoding SDR family NAD(P)-dependent oxidoreductase, which gives rise to MPLIPIPFRALVIGSSGTIGTAFVELLQADPECTEVFGIHRSSASPIDYQDLSTIEEAAKTFAGEAPFQLIINTIGILHSADWMPEKKLDDLNAQQLQTLLQVNTIGPGLTIKYFSKLLDPAGSVMATLSAKVGSIEDNRLGGWFSYRASKAALNMLIKTASIEFARTKPNTALVALHPGTVNSRLSKPFKGEQIGRPALDAASDMLAVLLSLQKTDSGSFLSYSGEKLPW
- a CDS encoding DUF2237 family protein, with the protein product MSTELPLNVLGQPLVACSFDPLTGFFRDGCCKTNEQDLGSHLVCAIVSNDFLQFSLKRGNDLITPRPEYQFPGLIAGDQWCLCLNRWIEALEANCAPRIKLESTHIKALEKVSLEILEQYAAVEQL